The Sporomusa termitida genome has a window encoding:
- a CDS encoding MraY family glycosyltransferase: MQTYVVAFTVALAAAYFITPHVKDLAIKAGALDAPDARKVHTIPIPRMGGLAIYFGFVLAVLFSMHITHELWGLLLGGTVILAVGIIDDLKQLPAKVKLLGQIVAAAVLIMFDIRIEWLTNPFGDMIYVNYLSIPLTILWVVSLTNTVNLIDGLDGLAAGVSTIASVTILLVALEQDFWTVAILTAALAGSALGFLQHNFNPAKIFMGDTGSMFLGYMLAAVSILGTVKSAATIALVVPIVALGLPIMDTAFAIIRRYMSGRPIFKPDKGHFHHRLLAMGLSQKQAVLLMYVISGCLGVSAIALTAVSNVYAALILLSIITVAILGAKKIGVLKNNEGVLKSTDVKSH, from the coding sequence TTGCAAACATATGTAGTGGCTTTTACTGTTGCCTTGGCAGCAGCTTACTTTATCACCCCTCATGTTAAGGATCTGGCCATTAAGGCCGGAGCGCTTGATGCTCCTGACGCCCGTAAAGTGCATACAATTCCAATCCCCCGGATGGGCGGACTGGCAATATATTTTGGTTTTGTGCTGGCTGTACTGTTCAGTATGCATATCACGCATGAACTCTGGGGGCTGCTGTTAGGCGGCACTGTTATTTTAGCAGTTGGTATTATTGACGATTTAAAGCAATTACCGGCAAAAGTTAAACTCTTAGGTCAGATTGTGGCTGCCGCTGTACTCATTATGTTTGATATTCGCATTGAATGGCTGACAAATCCATTTGGTGATATGATCTATGTTAATTATTTATCGATACCGCTCACGATTCTGTGGGTCGTCAGCCTGACCAATACCGTCAATCTGATTGACGGCCTTGACGGCCTGGCCGCCGGGGTATCGACAATCGCGTCGGTGACGATACTGTTAGTGGCGCTGGAGCAGGATTTCTGGACAGTGGCCATTTTAACGGCGGCCCTGGCCGGCAGTGCCCTTGGCTTTTTGCAGCATAACTTTAATCCCGCGAAAATTTTTATGGGTGATACGGGCAGCATGTTTTTGGGTTATATGCTTGCCGCTGTCTCCATCCTGGGGACGGTAAAAAGTGCGGCGACCATCGCCCTTGTTGTGCCGATCGTAGCCCTGGGGCTGCCAATTATGGATACCGCCTTTGCTATTATCCGGCGCTATATGAGCGGACGGCCGATATTTAAGCCGGATAAAGGACATTTTCATCATCGCCTGCTGGCGATGGGCTTAAGTCAGAAACAGGCTGTATTACTCATGTATGTGATCAGCGGCTGTCTGGGCGTAAGTGCTATTGCCCTGACGGCCGTAAGCAACGTGTATGCCGCCTTGATTTTACTGTCAATTATCACAGTCGCTATTCTGGGAGCTAAAAAGATTGGCGTGCTTAAAAACAATGAAGGTGTGTTGAAAAGCACCGATGTCAAAAGCCATTAG
- a CDS encoding ATP synthase subunit I — protein sequence MLKTGFADDFAVQMRRTLAHLGAWVFFITCSAFITDKIFVIPGLLTGWSGSVIYFLLMCRRVKKSAELPPGKAVASMWAGWLIRFSFAISILVLSIYVPGIDFWAAVVGLFSLHIVLMVNAVITVITGLLENVNKSNSKIGKE from the coding sequence GTGCTTAAAACCGGTTTTGCTGATGACTTCGCTGTGCAGATGCGGCGAACACTGGCTCATTTGGGGGCCTGGGTTTTTTTTATAACCTGTAGTGCCTTTATTACAGACAAAATATTTGTTATACCTGGCTTATTGACAGGCTGGTCGGGAAGTGTAATCTATTTTCTCCTGATGTGCCGCCGGGTAAAGAAAAGTGCTGAACTGCCACCTGGAAAGGCTGTCGCCTCCATGTGGGCCGGCTGGCTTATCCGGTTCAGTTTTGCCATTTCAATACTTGTTTTGTCAATATATGTGCCGGGTATTGATTTTTGGGCGGCAGTAGTGGGATTATTCTCACTTCATATAGTATTAATGGTTAATGCCGTAATTACCGTAATTACCGGACTTTTAGAAAACGTAAACAAGTCCAATTCTAAAATAGGAAAGGAGTGA
- the wecB gene encoding non-hydrolyzing UDP-N-acetylglucosamine 2-epimerase, with protein MSRIKVMTVFGTRPEAIKMAPVVLELAKYPEAITPVVAVTAQHREMLDQVLKLFRIAPDYDLDIMCKGQTLFDITCRAMSGLNQVLVKEKPDIVLVHGDTTTTFAGALAAFYHQTTVGHVEAGLRTGNKQSPFPEEMNRKLTGSLADMHFAPTMTARQNLLQENVDPGAVVVTGNTVIDALMATVDDGYHFTSRLLRHIDYANHKVILVTTHRRENLGEPMRHVYQALKEIVIDHADVEIVFPVHKNPLVRQVVQEELGELDRVHLIDPLDYQPFANLIARSYLVLTDSGGVQEEAPALGKPVLVLRDTTERPEAVAAGTVKLIGTDRDRVYAETRRLLIDGCEYHKMANAVNPYGDGQAARRIVTAILHKYGIVNSRPDEFAFY; from the coding sequence ATGTCCCGCATTAAAGTGATGACTGTTTTTGGTACCCGCCCGGAGGCGATAAAAATGGCGCCTGTTGTGCTGGAGTTAGCGAAATATCCTGAGGCTATCACCCCGGTGGTGGCTGTGACCGCCCAGCACCGGGAGATGCTTGATCAGGTACTGAAGCTGTTCAGGATTGCCCCTGATTATGATCTGGATATTATGTGCAAGGGACAGACCCTGTTCGATATTACCTGTCGGGCGATGTCCGGCCTTAATCAGGTGCTGGTTAAGGAAAAACCGGATATTGTACTGGTCCACGGTGATACCACCACCACCTTTGCCGGGGCCCTGGCGGCCTTTTATCACCAGACCACGGTCGGCCATGTTGAGGCCGGTCTGCGAACAGGCAATAAGCAGTCACCTTTTCCGGAGGAAATGAACCGCAAGCTGACCGGCTCGCTGGCTGACATGCATTTTGCCCCGACAATGACGGCCCGGCAGAATCTGCTGCAGGAAAATGTTGATCCCGGGGCTGTTGTTGTTACCGGCAATACGGTCATTGATGCGCTGATGGCCACTGTTGATGACGGCTACCACTTTACCAGCCGCCTGCTCCGGCATATTGACTATGCTAACCACAAGGTCATTCTGGTCACAACCCACCGGCGGGAAAACCTTGGTGAGCCAATGCGCCATGTATACCAGGCCCTGAAAGAGATTGTTATCGATCACGCTGATGTGGAAATTGTTTTTCCTGTACATAAAAATCCGCTTGTCCGGCAGGTAGTCCAGGAAGAACTGGGCGAACTGGACCGGGTGCACCTGATCGATCCGCTGGATTACCAGCCGTTTGCCAATTTAATTGCCAGATCTTATCTGGTGCTTACCGATTCGGGCGGCGTTCAGGAAGAAGCGCCGGCTCTCGGCAAGCCGGTATTGGTTTTGCGGGATACCACGGAACGCCCGGAGGCGGTAGCCGCAGGCACTGTTAAGCTGATCGGCACTGACCGGGACCGTGTTTATGCTGAAACCCGGCGTTTACTTATTGACGGCTGTGAATATCATAAAATGGCCAATGCCGTTAACCCCTATGGCGATGGCCAGGCAGCCCGGCGGATTGTCACCGCTATTTTACACAAATATGGGATAGTGAACAGTCGGCCCGATGAATTTGCATTTTACTGA
- a CDS encoding AtpZ/AtpI family protein: MPGKNDGLWTAFGLAGSIGLNMVASVAVGLFLGRSADRFWDSSPWFTVGGIVVGMIAGLWGTYKRIVK; the protein is encoded by the coding sequence ATGCCTGGCAAAAATGACGGGCTATGGACAGCCTTTGGTCTAGCCGGATCTATCGGGCTTAATATGGTGGCATCTGTGGCTGTTGGCCTGTTTTTAGGCCGCTCTGCCGACCGGTTTTGGGATTCATCTCCCTGGTTTACGGTGGGGGGGATTGTGGTGGGCATGATTGCCGGGTTATGGGGCACCTATAAGAGGATTGTTAAATGA
- a CDS encoding nucleotide pyrophosphohydrolase → MVEAIYLPKLEALTPTLDSTLLKAMEEAGELARAVLKFMPWEQLSPAALSAQPEAVALLADVKEELLDVAQTCVTMIFVMEDSFGIDADSLIGEHLAKLFEKGYMYDVSQSYSITTIKNLHGGNFKYISLPHLNIEDVTLLTTVCKIQEELGELTQFLGKHAGASGEQARLDSNEVNRGAALELLDVAQCCFTMMYILAERHAVSIPALVATHVDKLRHKGYC, encoded by the coding sequence ATGGTAGAAGCTATTTACTTACCCAAACTGGAGGCGCTGACGCCAACCCTTGACTCAACCCTGCTGAAGGCTATGGAAGAGGCCGGTGAACTGGCCCGGGCCGTGCTGAAGTTTATGCCCTGGGAGCAGCTGAGCCCGGCGGCATTAAGTGCGCAGCCGGAGGCCGTTGCCTTGCTCGCCGATGTTAAAGAAGAGCTTTTGGATGTTGCCCAGACTTGTGTGACCATGATTTTTGTCATGGAGGATTCCTTCGGTATTGATGCCGACAGTCTGATCGGTGAGCATCTGGCCAAACTGTTTGAAAAGGGATATATGTATGACGTAAGCCAGAGCTATTCGATTACCACAATAAAAAACCTGCATGGCGGCAACTTTAAGTACATCAGCCTGCCCCATCTGAATATCGAGGATGTCACCCTGCTGACAACCGTGTGCAAGATTCAGGAAGAACTTGGCGAACTGACCCAGTTTCTGGGCAAGCATGCCGGCGCGTCCGGGGAACAAGCCCGGCTCGACAGCAACGAGGTTAACCGGGGTGCGGCCCTGGAGCTTCTGGATGTCGCTCAGTGCTGCTTTACGATGATGTATATTCTGGCTGAACGGCATGCTGTAAGCATACCGGCCCTTGTGGCCACCCATGTGGATAAACTGCGCCATAAAGGCTACTGTTAA